A DNA window from Acidimicrobiales bacterium contains the following coding sequences:
- the rapZ gene encoding RNase adapter RapZ yields the protein MAEYLIVTGLSGAGRSTAAATLEDLGWLVIDNLPPSLIPQVAGLALPGGESDKIALVSGRSGGAYVDELTAAIDHLRRTGSPVRVLFLDAADDALVRRFEGTRRRHPVGADTVGEGIARERESLATIKAQADIRVDTTELNVHQLRDRLVDLFDSDPKGGLRTSVISFGYQHGIPLDVDLVFDCRFLPNPHWVDELRPLTGLDAPVRDYVMAQADTKEFLAKLDDLFTLLLPGYVKEGKTYLSVAVGCTGGRHRSVVLAEAVARAMEGHGFKPVVNHRDLDR from the coding sequence ATGGCCGAGTACCTGATCGTGACCGGGTTGTCGGGCGCCGGGAGGAGCACGGCGGCGGCCACGCTGGAGGATCTGGGGTGGCTGGTCATCGACAACCTGCCGCCTTCCCTGATCCCGCAGGTGGCGGGACTGGCCCTTCCCGGAGGCGAGAGCGACAAGATCGCCCTCGTCAGCGGGCGGAGCGGCGGGGCCTACGTGGACGAGCTCACCGCCGCCATCGACCACCTCCGGCGCACGGGCTCGCCGGTGAGGGTCCTGTTCCTCGACGCTGCCGACGACGCCCTGGTCCGCCGGTTCGAGGGAACCCGTCGCCGCCATCCGGTCGGCGCCGACACCGTGGGGGAGGGCATCGCCCGCGAGCGCGAGTCCCTCGCCACGATCAAGGCCCAGGCCGACATCCGGGTCGACACCACCGAGCTCAACGTCCACCAGCTGCGGGACCGTCTGGTCGACCTGTTCGACTCCGATCCGAAGGGCGGTCTGCGCACCTCGGTCATCTCGTTCGGCTACCAGCACGGAATCCCGCTCGACGTGGACCTGGTGTTCGACTGCCGCTTCCTCCCCAACCCCCACTGGGTGGACGAGCTGCGCCCGCTGACCGGGCTCGACGCCCCGGTGCGGGACTACGTCATGGCCCAGGCCGACACCAAGGAGTTCCTCGCCAAGCTGGACGACCTGTTCACCCTGCTCCTGCCCGGCTACGTGAAGGAGGGGAAGACGTACCTCTCCGTGGCCGTGGGCTGCACCGGCGGGCGGCACCGGTCGGTGGTCCTGGCCGAGGCGGTGGCCCGGGCCATGGAGGGCCACGGGTTCAAGCCGGTCGTCAACCACAGGGACCTGGACCGGTGA
- a CDS encoding type IV toxin-antitoxin system AbiEi family antitoxin domain-containing protein, translating to MGKEALAQLAGRQHGLFVTAQAFELGLTVRQIQHGDRTGRWSRLHRGVYRITGAPATDLQRLLAAVLGHGPAAVASHRGAAWLWGMAEDLHLDLSSPRHGPPVPGVMAYRRPAADLRRVVRRGIPCTDPLRTVADLAALGERGILEIALDRGIAGGLFSVGAIRAELERRAGKGRRGVGLLRACVTERLDDDGGRTSCLESPMDRLIVRQRLPLPERQFWLPNTRYRLDYAWPSAKLAVEVDGYESHAGLDAFRSERARQNVLVLLGWTVLRFTSDDVRRRAPVVAEQIRAATRAGTAPTGFLASPHA from the coding sequence ATGGGAAAAGAAGCGCTGGCGCAACTGGCAGGACGCCAGCACGGGCTGTTCGTCACCGCTCAGGCGTTCGAGCTCGGGCTGACGGTCCGTCAGATCCAGCACGGTGACCGGACCGGTCGATGGTCCCGTCTGCACCGGGGCGTCTACCGGATCACCGGCGCTCCGGCGACGGACCTGCAGCGGCTCCTCGCCGCCGTCCTCGGTCATGGCCCGGCGGCCGTGGCGTCGCACCGTGGGGCGGCCTGGCTGTGGGGCATGGCGGAAGACCTCCACCTCGACCTGTCGAGTCCGAGGCACGGGCCCCCCGTGCCCGGAGTCATGGCGTACCGGCGCCCGGCAGCGGACCTACGGCGAGTCGTGCGGCGAGGGATCCCCTGCACGGATCCGCTCCGCACGGTGGCCGACCTCGCAGCCTTGGGCGAGCGGGGGATCCTCGAGATCGCTCTCGACCGTGGGATCGCAGGTGGCCTGTTCTCCGTCGGGGCCATCCGGGCCGAGTTGGAGCGCCGGGCCGGGAAGGGTCGGCGGGGAGTGGGCCTGCTACGGGCGTGTGTCACCGAACGCCTCGACGACGACGGTGGCCGTACGAGCTGCCTCGAGAGCCCCATGGACCGCCTCATCGTGCGCCAACGCCTCCCGTTGCCGGAGCGCCAGTTCTGGCTGCCCAATACGCGGTACCGGCTCGACTACGCGTGGCCGTCCGCCAAGCTGGCGGTCGAGGTCGACGGCTACGAGAGCCATGCTGGGCTCGACGCCTTCCGCTCGGAGCGGGCCCGTCAGAACGTTCTGGTTCTCCTCGGGTGGACGGTGCTGCGGTTCACCTCCGACGACGTCCGCCGCCGCGCTCCCGTCGTGGCCGAGCAGATTCGCGCCGCGACACGTGCCGGGACGGCGCCTACGGGGTTCCTCGCTTCTCCGCACGCATGA
- a CDS encoding class I SAM-dependent methyltransferase translates to MAGADEADDLWETHAGWWQEGFTEGADPEYVEQILPLAAEHLAGSSRVLDVGTGEGQVARLAADGGSSMVVGVDPTRAQLVTAGRRAGGPAYVRAGAGALPFDDASFDAVVACLVFEHIREPDQAIAEVARVLVPGGRFLFFLNHPLLQTPGSGWIDDQVLEEQYWRIGPYLVEDTSLEEVEKDVFIPFIHRPLSRYVNAMAAVGLLVARMEEPAPPPGFLKRADEYSAAATIPRLLFMRAEKRGTP, encoded by the coding sequence GTGGCCGGCGCCGACGAGGCGGACGACCTGTGGGAGACGCACGCCGGCTGGTGGCAGGAGGGTTTCACCGAAGGAGCGGATCCCGAATACGTCGAGCAGATCCTGCCCCTCGCCGCCGAGCACCTCGCCGGGTCGAGCCGGGTGCTCGATGTCGGCACCGGAGAGGGCCAGGTCGCGCGCCTGGCGGCGGATGGTGGATCCTCCATGGTCGTCGGCGTGGATCCGACCCGGGCCCAGCTCGTCACGGCGGGACGACGGGCCGGAGGGCCGGCCTACGTCCGCGCCGGTGCCGGGGCCCTCCCTTTCGACGACGCCTCCTTCGACGCCGTGGTGGCGTGCCTGGTCTTCGAGCACATCCGCGAGCCCGACCAGGCGATCGCCGAGGTGGCACGTGTGCTCGTCCCCGGCGGCCGCTTCCTGTTCTTCCTCAACCATCCGTTGCTGCAGACCCCAGGCAGCGGCTGGATCGACGACCAGGTCCTCGAGGAGCAGTACTGGCGCATCGGTCCTTACCTCGTCGAGGACACCTCATTGGAAGAGGTCGAGAAGGACGTGTTCATCCCCTTCATCCATCGCCCCCTGTCCCGGTACGTCAACGCCATGGCGGCGGTTGGACTCCTCGTGGCGCGCATGGAGGAGCCGGCGCCACCGCCTGGATTCCTCAAGCGGGCGGACGAGTACAGCGCCGCCGCCACCATCCCCCGCCTGCTGTTCATGCGTGCGGAGAAGCGAGGAACCCCGTAG